A section of the Callospermophilus lateralis isolate mCalLat2 chromosome 14, mCalLat2.hap1, whole genome shotgun sequence genome encodes:
- the Coa5 gene encoding cytochrome c oxidase assembly factor 5, with the protein MPRYYEDKPEGGACTGVKEDLGACLLHSDCVLQEGKSPRQCLKEGYCKALKYSFFECKRSMLDARSRFRGRKGY; encoded by the exons ATGCCCCGCTATTACGAGGACAAGCCGGAGGGCGGCGCGTGCACGGGCGTGAAGGAGGACCTGGGCGCCTGTCTGCTGCATTCGGACTGTGTGCTCCAG GAAGGAAAATCTCCTCGGCAGTGTTTGAAGGAAGGATACTGCAAAGCTTTGAAGTATTCATTTTTTGAGTGTAAAAGATCAATG tTGGATGCCAGATCAAGATTCAGAGGAAGAAAAGGATATTGA
- the Unc50 gene encoding protein unc-50 homolog, whose protein sequence is MLPSTSVNSSVQGNGVLNSRDAARHTAGAKRYKYLRRLFRFRQMDFEFAAWQMLYLFTSPQRVYRNFHYRKQTKDQWARDDPAFLVLLSIWLCVSTIGFGFVLDMGFFETIKLLLWVVFIDCVGVGLLISTLMWFISNKYLVKRQSRDCDVEWGYAFDVHLNAFYPLLVILHFIQLFFINHVILTDTFIGYLVGNTLWLIAVGYYIYVTFLGYSALPFLKNTVILLYPFAPLILLYGLSLALGWNFTRALCSFYKYRVK, encoded by the exons ATGTTACCAAGTACTTCCGTGAATTCCTCAGTGCAGGGGAACGGAGTCTTGAATTCCAGGGATGCAGCAAGACACACGGCTGGAGCTAAACGCTACAAATACCTCAGGAGGCTTTTTCGATTTCGCCAGATGGACTTTGAGTTTGCTGCCTGGCAGATGCTCTACCTGTTCACTTCCCCACAGAGGGTTTATAGGAACTTTCATTACCGGAAGCAGACAAAGGACCAGTGGGCCAGAGATGATCCTGCTTTCTTGGTCTTATTAAGTATCTGGCTCTGTG TATCCACTATAGGATTTGGCTTTGTGCTGGACATGGGATTTTTTGAGACGATAAAGCTTCTCCTATGGGTCGTGTTCATAGATTGTGTGGGTGTTGGTCTTCTGATATCAACTTTAATGTG GTTCATCTCCAACAAGTATCTAGTAAAGCGACAGAGCAGAGACTGTGACGTGGAGTGGGGCTACGCCTTCGACGTGCACCTCAATGCCTTCTACCCACTCCTGGTCATTCTGCATTTCATCCAGCTGTTCTTCATCAACC ATGTTATCCTAACAGACACATTTATTGGATATTTAGTTGGAAATACCTTATGGCTGATTGCAGTTGGCTATTACATCTATGTAACCTTCCTAGGATACAGTG CATTGCCCTTTTTGAAAAACACAGTAATTCTTCTCTACCCATTTGCACCTCTGATCCTACTGTATGGGCTGTCGCTGGCACTAGGCTGGAACTTCACCCGTGCTCTGTGTTCTTTCTATAAGTATCGAGTGAAATGA